The following proteins are encoded in a genomic region of Paenibacillus sp. FSL H3-0469:
- a CDS encoding ABC transporter substrate-binding protein, translating to MTKTTSRKTLAATMAVTLTLGLLSACGGGNSEDAKQGEAAATAGAGAVKELSLFIDFPWWATKDWKGPIAEKITEKTGVKLNVTVATDDKQLPLMIASGDLPDLVLTSSNVGRMSDAKLSYSWNELIEKYAPDFKLDATRIAINTMDDGNFYTVRNAFATQEEMSKNKFALGGDGNPGIAVREDILKELGNPPIKTLDDFVKVLGMVKEKYPDMVPLVLDKNWIEQYFLQQFGAEALFDNWYEHDGKVDYFIRQPQMLEFFKFMNSLYRGGYILAENFAFANDQIDEQYATSGKAFAHGHTVGTADTDNSAIKKNNGTFTFKMLPSALTKEAKKVSTGLGFAGTFITKKNKDPEASIKLLQYLASDEGKKLTMFGVEGEHWTWNEEGHPDLKYDSSDQDFMNASGIGWWVLYNDGVMEGMRGYVPGKQKTQALMETKAITTYKPALGLIQTQPDSAEKTLKTKIDEMIKNEKVKIYLAGSEAEAVANYENLVKTAESLGLQQLVDWANDTYQKKKELFK from the coding sequence TTGACAAAGACAACAAGCCGCAAGACGCTTGCGGCAACCATGGCAGTTACCTTGACGCTGGGACTATTGTCCGCTTGTGGCGGAGGCAATAGCGAAGATGCCAAACAGGGGGAAGCTGCCGCAACAGCCGGAGCTGGAGCTGTGAAGGAATTATCCTTGTTCATTGATTTTCCCTGGTGGGCAACCAAGGACTGGAAAGGGCCGATTGCGGAGAAAATCACCGAGAAGACGGGCGTTAAGCTGAATGTAACCGTGGCCACAGACGACAAGCAGCTCCCGCTGATGATTGCTTCAGGCGATCTGCCGGATCTGGTGCTCACCTCCAGCAACGTAGGCCGGATGTCCGATGCCAAGCTGTCGTATTCGTGGAATGAGCTGATCGAGAAGTATGCGCCGGACTTCAAGCTGGATGCCACCCGAATTGCGATCAATACGATGGATGACGGCAACTTCTATACGGTCCGCAATGCCTTCGCCACCCAGGAAGAGATGTCCAAGAATAAATTTGCGCTTGGCGGGGACGGCAATCCGGGGATTGCGGTGCGTGAAGATATCCTGAAGGAGCTTGGGAATCCCCCAATCAAGACACTGGATGACTTCGTGAAGGTGCTCGGTATGGTCAAGGAGAAGTATCCCGACATGGTGCCGCTGGTGCTGGACAAGAACTGGATCGAGCAGTATTTTCTCCAGCAGTTCGGTGCTGAGGCCCTGTTTGACAATTGGTACGAGCATGACGGGAAAGTGGATTATTTCATCAGACAGCCGCAAATGCTGGAGTTCTTCAAATTCATGAACAGCTTGTACCGGGGTGGCTACATTCTGGCTGAGAACTTTGCGTTTGCCAATGATCAGATTGACGAGCAATATGCGACAAGCGGCAAAGCGTTCGCCCACGGTCACACCGTAGGTACTGCGGATACGGACAACAGCGCCATTAAGAAAAACAACGGTACGTTTACCTTCAAAATGCTGCCGAGCGCATTGACCAAAGAAGCGAAGAAGGTAAGCACAGGACTGGGCTTCGCCGGCACCTTCATCACCAAGAAGAATAAGGACCCGGAGGCCTCGATCAAGCTTCTGCAATATCTGGCCAGCGACGAAGGGAAGAAGCTGACGATGTTCGGGGTAGAGGGCGAGCATTGGACGTGGAATGAAGAGGGACACCCGGATCTGAAGTATGATTCGTCTGATCAGGACTTCATGAATGCCAGCGGCATCGGCTGGTGGGTGCTGTACAATGACGGTGTCATGGAGGGCATGAGAGGATATGTGCCGGGCAAGCAGAAGACACAGGCGCTGATGGAGACAAAGGCGATCACAACCTACAAGCCGGCGCTCGGCCTGATTCAGACGCAGCCGGATTCTGCGGAGAAGACGCTCAAGACCAAAATCGACGAGATGATTAAGAATGAGAAGGTCAAGATCTATCTGGCAGGCTCTGAAGCGGAGGCAGTAGCCAATTACGAGAATCTGGTGAAAACGGCCGAGAGTCTGGGCTTGCAGCAACTGGTAGACTGGGCCAACGATACGTATCAGAAGAAAAAGGAGCTATTCAAGTAA
- a CDS encoding carbohydrate ABC transporter permease — MLKSQKQKDLVMDSTVYLLLSIIALTMLYPFYYVLIASFNKGSDTLLGGMYLWPRSVTFENYRIFLEDPKWMKAFLVTVARTVSGTALGLLLTSLVAYALSHRDLLFSKFYFTLIIFAMYFSGGLIPYYVVLRSLGLLNSFGVYIVPSMLNTFFLLIAISFFREIPGELKESAHMDGAGEFTIYFRIILPVSMPLLATMALFMGVGQWNAWLDSAYFVQSENLRTLTFRMMEIINQSNAPMDSVAVANRPGGGVTSFSLQVTSMVVSILPIICVYPFLQKYFVHGIMLGSVKG; from the coding sequence GTGCTCAAGAGTCAAAAACAAAAAGATCTGGTCATGGACAGTACCGTATATTTGCTTCTTTCCATTATTGCGCTAACGATGTTATATCCCTTTTATTATGTACTGATTGCTTCGTTTAACAAGGGTTCTGACACATTATTAGGCGGGATGTATTTATGGCCGCGCAGTGTAACCTTTGAGAATTACAGGATTTTCCTGGAGGACCCCAAATGGATGAAGGCGTTCCTGGTTACTGTGGCCCGCACGGTCTCCGGCACCGCGCTCGGGCTTCTGCTCACCAGTCTTGTAGCCTATGCGCTGTCTCACCGGGATCTGCTGTTCAGTAAATTTTATTTCACCTTGATTATTTTCGCGATGTACTTCTCCGGCGGCCTGATTCCGTATTACGTGGTGCTGCGTTCATTGGGGCTGCTGAATTCGTTTGGCGTGTACATTGTACCCTCTATGCTGAATACATTTTTCTTGCTTATCGCTATCTCGTTTTTCCGGGAGATTCCCGGCGAATTGAAGGAGTCTGCTCACATGGATGGCGCAGGCGAGTTCACGATTTACTTCCGCATCATCCTGCCGGTCTCGATGCCGCTGCTTGCCACAATGGCACTGTTCATGGGGGTGGGCCAATGGAATGCCTGGCTGGACTCCGCGTATTTCGTCCAGTCCGAGAATCTGCGGACGCTTACATTCCGCATGATGGAGATCATCAACCAGAGCAACGCCCCGATGGATTCGGTGGCTGTAGCCAACCGGCCCGGCGGCGGAGTTACCAGCTTTTCCTTGCAGGTCACCTCGATGGTCGTCTCCATCTTGCCGATCATCTGCGTATATCCGTTCCTGCAGAAGTATTTTGTACACGGGATTATGTTAGGTTCTGTCAAAGGTTAA
- a CDS encoding extracellular solute-binding protein: MNTGTRKGPGLLKSTSILLLSALLLSACSGKLESGNGGKEAAAGNDPKPNAAVDESPLGKYDPPIEVSFVRDLGDVVENNVLGVLKDETIDNNRWTQLYEDQLGIKIKYNWIVKGSQTSDQYLQKINVTLASGDLPDVTPVNATQLKQLADSDQIEDMTALYEKYASPFTKKVLSGEGTSVFDAATFDGKLMAIPSLESSIERSMYIWIRTDWLEKLGMQPPKTMADVLAISEAFADKDPDGNGKKDTYGLGITKDLWGGAMGLEGFMAGYNAYPNIWLDDGTGKLVYGSIQPEVKKALQVLQDMAKKGQLDQEFGVKDGGKVSELISAGKIGMEYGEQWNSIWPLQLNRDNDPKAQWQAFPIVSESGDTPKVPLKFSTTRFFAVKKGAAHPEAVIKLFNLHLEKNWGETAEFDKYFAPPEAESVWQLSPVTPYPVTKNVDAFREIDAARKAGDFSTLKGEAKTIQEKLESYASGSTEGFALWGWERIYGEQGSMGIADQYIKNDQFIQEKFVGAPTPTMVERKTTLEKQQNEMFVKIILGDPIDKFDQFVKDWKKLGGDQITQEVNEWYAATKK, encoded by the coding sequence ATGAACACAGGTACAAGAAAAGGTCCGGGCCTACTGAAGAGTACTTCCATCCTGTTGTTGTCTGCACTGCTGTTGTCCGCTTGCTCGGGCAAGCTGGAATCCGGTAACGGCGGCAAGGAAGCGGCAGCCGGTAATGATCCGAAGCCAAACGCAGCTGTAGATGAGAGCCCGCTCGGCAAATATGATCCTCCGATTGAGGTATCGTTCGTCAGAGATCTGGGCGATGTGGTAGAGAATAACGTGCTTGGCGTATTGAAGGACGAGACGATTGATAATAACCGCTGGACCCAGTTGTATGAGGATCAGCTCGGCATCAAGATCAAATATAACTGGATTGTGAAGGGCAGCCAGACCTCGGATCAATATTTGCAGAAAATCAATGTCACCCTGGCCTCCGGCGATCTGCCGGATGTAACGCCGGTCAACGCCACCCAGCTGAAGCAATTGGCCGATTCAGACCAGATTGAGGATATGACGGCGTTATATGAAAAGTATGCTTCCCCGTTCACCAAGAAGGTGCTGTCGGGAGAAGGAACGAGTGTGTTCGATGCCGCGACCTTTGACGGGAAGCTGATGGCCATTCCGAGCCTGGAGTCCTCCATCGAACGGTCGATGTATATCTGGATTCGTACCGACTGGCTGGAGAAGCTGGGGATGCAGCCGCCTAAGACGATGGCGGATGTGCTTGCGATCTCTGAAGCCTTCGCGGATAAGGACCCGGACGGGAACGGAAAGAAGGACACCTACGGCCTTGGCATTACCAAGGATCTGTGGGGCGGGGCGATGGGGCTGGAGGGCTTCATGGCCGGGTATAATGCCTATCCGAACATCTGGCTGGATGACGGAACGGGCAAGCTGGTCTACGGCAGCATTCAGCCGGAAGTGAAGAAAGCGCTCCAAGTGCTGCAGGATATGGCCAAGAAGGGGCAGCTGGACCAGGAGTTCGGCGTCAAGGACGGGGGCAAGGTCTCCGAGCTGATCTCGGCCGGGAAGATCGGGATGGAATACGGCGAGCAGTGGAACTCCATCTGGCCGCTGCAGCTTAACCGTGACAATGATCCCAAGGCCCAGTGGCAGGCCTTCCCGATTGTCTCGGAATCGGGCGACACGCCGAAGGTGCCGCTGAAGTTCAGCACCACCCGCTTCTTCGCGGTCAAGAAGGGCGCCGCCCATCCGGAAGCGGTGATCAAATTGTTCAACCTGCATCTGGAGAAGAACTGGGGCGAGACGGCCGAATTCGATAAGTACTTCGCACCGCCGGAAGCGGAGAGCGTGTGGCAGTTGTCTCCGGTTACCCCGTATCCGGTAACGAAGAACGTAGACGCGTTCCGTGAGATTGATGCCGCCCGCAAGGCCGGAGATTTCTCGACTCTGAAGGGCGAGGCCAAGACAATTCAGGAGAAACTGGAATCCTATGCTTCAGGCTCAACAGAAGGCTTCGCACTATGGGGCTGGGAGCGGATCTACGGCGAGCAGGGCTCCATGGGCATAGCTGACCAGTACATCAAGAATGACCAGTTCATTCAGGAGAAGTTCGTCGGCGCTCCGACTCCGACCATGGTTGAGCGCAAGACAACGCTTGAGAAGCAGCAGAATGAAATGTTTGTCAAAATCATTCTGGGTGATCCTATCGATAAGTTCGACCAGTTCGTGAAGGACTGGAAGAAGCTGGGCGGCGATCAAATTACGCAAGAGGTCAACGAATGGTACGCAGCGACTAAGAAATAA
- a CDS encoding carbohydrate ABC transporter permease: MRPKKRFDGIAVLNATFLILVSLLCILPLIHIIAVSFSSSAAASAGYVRLWPVDFTFASYMYTMSRTEFWQSMLVSLTRIGIGTPLNLLLTILVAYPLSKESHALRFRSVYAWAFFVTMLFNGGLIPWYTTLKEYGLLDSIWALVLPGAVPVFSVVLLLNFFREIPKELEEAALIDGAGHFRTVWSIFVPISKPALATLALFSMVEHWNSWFDGLLLMGNPANYPLQSYIQTIVIQQNLSNMSRDAMLDLALISDRTLKSSQIFLGSLPIILAYPFLQKYFVKGIVLGSVKG, from the coding sequence ATTCGCCCCAAAAAACGCTTTGACGGGATTGCGGTACTCAACGCAACCTTTCTGATTCTGGTTTCACTGCTCTGTATCCTGCCGCTCATTCATATTATAGCGGTGTCCTTCAGCTCCAGCGCGGCAGCCTCCGCAGGTTATGTCAGGCTCTGGCCGGTAGACTTCACGTTCGCCTCGTATATGTACACGATGAGCCGCACGGAATTCTGGCAGTCGATGCTGGTCTCCCTGACGCGGATCGGCATCGGCACACCGCTGAATCTTCTGTTAACGATCCTTGTCGCTTACCCGCTATCTAAGGAATCGCACGCTCTGCGGTTCCGCAGCGTCTATGCCTGGGCCTTCTTCGTCACGATGCTGTTCAACGGCGGGCTGATCCCCTGGTATACGACGCTCAAGGAGTATGGCCTGCTGGATTCCATCTGGGCACTGGTACTGCCCGGCGCCGTTCCTGTGTTCAGCGTAGTGCTGCTGCTTAACTTCTTCCGGGAGATTCCGAAGGAGCTGGAAGAGGCAGCGCTGATTGACGGGGCCGGCCATTTCCGGACGGTCTGGTCCATCTTCGTGCCGATCTCAAAGCCCGCGCTGGCAACACTGGCCTTATTCTCGATGGTGGAGCACTGGAACAGCTGGTTCGACGGCCTGCTGCTTATGGGGAATCCGGCCAACTATCCGCTGCAAAGCTATATTCAGACGATTGTAATCCAGCAGAACCTGTCGAATATGTCGCGTGATGCCATGCTTGATCTGGCGCTGATCTCGGACCGGACGCTGAAGTCCTCCCAGATCTTCCTCGGCTCCCTGCCGATTATTCTGGCTTATCCGTTTCTGCAGAAATATTTCGTGAAGGGAATTGTACTCGGCAGTGTCAAAGGTTAA
- a CDS encoding helix-turn-helix domain-containing protein encodes MRVLIVDDEPLILNGLVKIIGEAAPLGTEVFRADNAFEALELMIDCMPDVTITDLHMPEKNGFELIEAARESGLCDRFIILTGYDEFEYVRRALRTGVVDYLLKPLGKDEIAALLERIEQELPSEADPEYSNHAKRILAYTKTHYMNDLSLNHLAELMNLHPKYISSLFKRVTGDTFVNYLNGFRIKEAQRLLRSHGRLSANAIGKKVGFEDKHYFTKVFKKYTGMTPGAYRDESKPEYPASGEEATGAGGLEL; translated from the coding sequence ATGAGAGTACTGATTGTAGATGATGAACCGCTGATTCTGAACGGGCTGGTGAAGATTATCGGGGAGGCGGCTCCGCTCGGGACGGAGGTTTTCAGGGCGGACAATGCGTTTGAGGCCTTGGAGCTCATGATAGACTGTATGCCGGATGTGACCATTACAGATCTTCATATGCCGGAGAAAAATGGCTTCGAGCTCATCGAGGCGGCCAGGGAGAGCGGACTCTGCGACCGTTTCATTATTCTGACGGGCTACGATGAATTTGAATATGTCCGCAGAGCGCTCCGCACGGGGGTGGTGGATTATCTGCTGAAGCCGCTGGGTAAGGATGAGATTGCCGCTCTGCTGGAGCGGATTGAACAGGAGCTTCCCTCTGAAGCCGATCCGGAGTATTCGAACCATGCGAAGCGCATTCTAGCCTATACCAAAACCCATTATATGAACGATCTGTCGCTCAACCATCTGGCGGAATTGATGAATCTTCATCCGAAATATATCAGCAGTCTGTTTAAAAGAGTGACCGGCGATACGTTTGTCAATTATCTGAACGGATTTCGGATTAAGGAGGCTCAGAGGCTGCTCAGGTCCCATGGCCGGTTATCCGCAAACGCCATCGGCAAGAAGGTCGGGTTCGAGGACAAGCATTATTTCACTAAAGTCTTCAAGAAGTATACAGGAATGACGCCGGGCGCTTACCGTGATGAGAGCAAACCGGAGTATCCGGCGAGTGGCGAAGAAGCAACCGGAGCTGGAGGGCTGGAGCTGTAA
- a CDS encoding glycoside hydrolase family 2 TIM barrel-domain containing protein: MLRENLDRNWEFEHGKPFHIQSKENGQARIVHLPHDFTIETDTWAEAPGGRATGYYGGGIGTYTKMLDIPAEAEGKRVLVEFDGAYMNTTVVLNGHTVAQHHYGYTPFHADLTPYMRPGNPNRLAVTVNNAAQPNSRWYTGSGLYRHVDLLTSPKLHIVPWGIYARTSHIVGGTAFIIVETTVANHADTPASVWVDLKLEKEAGGGEAGNGRVQVYVPAAGKAVGRVTVAVDHAECWDIDAPFLYRITASLNGSDRHYDSDSTLFGIRTLSVDVKNGLMLNGRTVKLKGGCVHHDHGILGAASYRDSEYRKMKLHKDNGYNAIRCAHNPPSRDMLDACDRLGLLVMNEAFDMWTMDKNPHDYSLYFERNWKSDIEAFMRRDRNHPSIIMWSTGNEVNERGGLSGGYEWAARLTAWVRELDPSRPVTNAVCTFFSGLEDEDQERFYDDLKNPPKESAGFVNFDTEFGKQVWDGYTEAFCAPLDIVGYNYLIHQFAAAAHKYPDRVICSTESIARDMDQYWEGVERHPYIIGDFNWTSFDYIGEAGLGKTIYAEPHEADERRKTLHESPYPWRLSYDADFDLCGFARPQLAYRRIVWGSDETFIASHRPENYGKTELISGWGWTECEHAWSWIGYEGEPVTVDVYSAAEEVELILNGVSLGRQPAGKVNRFKARFVLTYIPGTLEAVSYTKDSKVSSDVLHSAGEPAGIRIVPEKKELAADGQSLCYAVVEIIDGAGNWVPEASLLAEARVQGAATLAGFGTGRPQTTENYTTGRFTSFKGRLLAVVRAGVEPGISTLTVSVDGLEPVSLDIPVN; the protein is encoded by the coding sequence TTGCTTAGAGAGAATCTGGACCGGAATTGGGAGTTTGAACACGGGAAGCCGTTTCACATTCAAAGCAAGGAAAACGGGCAGGCGAGAATCGTTCATCTGCCGCATGACTTCACGATTGAAACGGATACGTGGGCGGAGGCTCCCGGCGGGAGAGCAACCGGATATTACGGCGGCGGAATCGGTACTTACACCAAGATGCTGGATATCCCGGCCGAGGCTGAGGGAAAAAGAGTGCTGGTCGAATTCGACGGCGCGTATATGAACACCACTGTGGTACTCAACGGGCATACCGTAGCCCAGCATCATTACGGATATACGCCATTCCATGCTGACCTCACGCCTTATATGAGGCCCGGTAATCCGAACCGGCTCGCGGTGACGGTGAATAATGCCGCACAGCCCAACTCCCGCTGGTACACGGGGTCAGGCCTATACCGCCATGTCGATCTGTTAACCAGTCCGAAGCTGCATATCGTACCATGGGGAATCTATGCCCGCACCTCGCATATCGTGGGCGGCACAGCGTTCATTATTGTGGAGACAACGGTAGCGAATCATGCGGATACTCCAGCCAGTGTATGGGTGGACCTCAAGCTGGAGAAGGAAGCCGGAGGGGGTGAGGCGGGAAACGGAAGAGTGCAGGTCTATGTACCTGCGGCCGGGAAAGCTGTTGGACGGGTGACGGTCGCGGTTGACCATGCCGAATGTTGGGATATTGATGCCCCGTTTCTGTACCGCATTACCGCATCTTTGAATGGGAGCGACAGGCACTATGACAGCGACAGCACTCTGTTTGGCATCCGTACGCTCAGTGTTGATGTGAAGAACGGCCTGATGCTGAACGGGCGCACGGTCAAACTGAAAGGCGGCTGTGTGCACCACGATCACGGGATTCTTGGAGCCGCTTCCTACAGAGACAGCGAGTACCGCAAAATGAAGCTGCACAAGGATAACGGATACAATGCCATCCGCTGCGCCCACAATCCGCCATCCAGGGATATGCTGGATGCCTGCGACCGGCTGGGCCTGCTTGTGATGAATGAAGCCTTCGATATGTGGACGATGGACAAAAATCCGCATGATTACAGTTTGTATTTTGAGCGCAACTGGAAGTCTGACATCGAAGCATTTATGCGGCGTGACCGCAATCATCCCAGCATCATCATGTGGTCAACAGGCAATGAAGTCAATGAGCGCGGAGGGTTGTCCGGCGGATATGAGTGGGCTGCCCGGCTCACGGCATGGGTTAGAGAGCTGGACCCGAGCCGTCCGGTTACCAACGCGGTATGCACCTTCTTCAGCGGACTGGAGGATGAGGATCAGGAGCGGTTCTATGATGATCTCAAGAACCCGCCGAAGGAGTCGGCAGGCTTCGTCAATTTTGACACGGAGTTCGGCAAGCAGGTATGGGACGGCTATACCGAAGCCTTCTGCGCTCCGCTCGATATTGTGGGCTATAACTATCTGATTCATCAATTCGCTGCCGCTGCCCATAAATATCCTGACCGGGTGATCTGCTCGACCGAGAGTATAGCCAGAGATATGGATCAATATTGGGAAGGTGTAGAACGCCATCCTTATATTATCGGCGATTTCAACTGGACCAGCTTCGATTACATCGGGGAGGCCGGACTGGGCAAGACGATATATGCGGAACCTCATGAGGCGGACGAACGGCGTAAAACCTTACATGAGTCCCCGTATCCATGGCGCCTGTCCTACGACGCGGATTTCGATCTGTGCGGCTTCGCGCGCCCCCAGCTTGCTTACCGGCGGATTGTCTGGGGTTCTGACGAAACCTTCATTGCTTCACACCGTCCTGAAAACTACGGCAAAACCGAGCTGATTAGCGGATGGGGCTGGACGGAATGCGAGCATGCCTGGAGCTGGATCGGGTATGAAGGCGAACCTGTTACTGTCGATGTCTACTCGGCAGCTGAGGAAGTCGAGCTCATTCTGAACGGTGTAAGCTTGGGCAGGCAACCCGCAGGCAAGGTTAACCGCTTCAAGGCGCGATTTGTTCTTACCTATATTCCGGGCACCTTGGAGGCTGTGAGTTATACCAAGGACAGCAAAGTTTCAAGCGATGTGCTCCACTCGGCCGGAGAGCCGGCGGGCATCCGCATTGTTCCGGAGAAAAAAGAGCTTGCTGCAGATGGGCAATCGCTCTGTTACGCGGTTGTTGAGATCATCGACGGTGCCGGTAATTGGGTGCCGGAGGCCTCGCTTTTGGCAGAGGCACGGGTACAAGGTGCGGCTACACTGGCTGGCTTCGGCACCGGCAGACCCCAGACGACCGAGAATTATACTACCGGCCGGTTCACTTCCTTCAAAGGCAGACTGCTGGCCGTTGTCCGAGCAGGGGTTGAGCCGGGAATCTCCACGCTGACAGTCAGCGTTGACGGGCTGGAGCCGGTTAGCCTGGATATTCCTGTGAATTAA
- a CDS encoding ABC transporter permease subunit, whose translation MRAKLRKELPLHLMLLPGLVMIILFSYVPMAGVMIAFQKFIPAKGLFGDQKWVGLDNFEYVMNLPSFTQVLWNTLFISSLKLILGLIIPLVFAILLNELASNVIKRSVQTAIYLPYFLSWVVLGGILIDILSPSGGIVNEFLGWFGVSKIFFLGDNDWFPFTLIASDVWKNFGYGTIVYLAAITGIDPGLYEAATIDGANRWHKTWHITIPGIRMVIVLLSVLSLGQLLNAGFDQVFNLYSPQVYESGDILDTFVYRIGLLDAQYGVATAVGFFKSIISLTLISSSYFLAYRFAKYRIF comes from the coding sequence ATGAGAGCAAAACTGCGAAAAGAACTGCCGCTTCATTTGATGCTTTTGCCGGGACTGGTGATGATCATTCTGTTCTCCTACGTCCCCATGGCCGGTGTCATGATCGCGTTCCAGAAATTCATCCCTGCCAAGGGCTTGTTCGGGGATCAGAAGTGGGTGGGCCTGGATAACTTCGAATATGTGATGAACCTGCCAAGCTTCACACAGGTGCTGTGGAATACGCTGTTTATTTCGAGTCTTAAGCTGATTCTGGGCCTGATTATTCCGCTGGTGTTCGCAATTCTGCTGAACGAGCTGGCTAGTAATGTGATCAAACGGTCCGTGCAGACAGCGATTTATCTGCCGTATTTCTTGTCCTGGGTTGTGCTTGGCGGCATCTTGATTGATATTCTGTCTCCATCGGGCGGGATTGTGAATGAATTCCTCGGATGGTTCGGCGTCTCCAAGATCTTTTTCCTCGGCGACAATGACTGGTTCCCCTTTACGCTGATTGCCTCGGATGTGTGGAAGAACTTCGGCTACGGCACGATTGTATATCTGGCGGCTATAACGGGCATTGACCCCGGGTTATATGAAGCAGCTACCATTGACGGCGCCAACCGCTGGCACAAGACCTGGCATATTACCATTCCGGGCATACGTATGGTCATCGTCCTGCTGTCGGTACTCAGTCTGGGACAACTGCTGAATGCGGGCTTCGATCAGGTCTTCAATCTGTACAGTCCGCAGGTCTACGAGAGCGGGGATATCCTGGATACCTTCGTCTACCGGATCGGTCTATTGGACGCCCAATACGGCGTAGCGACTGCCGTCGGCTTCTTTAAATCAATCATATCGCTCACCTTGATTTCCAGCTCGTATTTCCTGGCTTACCGTTTTGCCAAATACCGGATCTTCTAG